TCATCTGGCAAGTAAATAAAATTACACTGGTAGCCATCAGTTCCAACGTTATTGATGTTGTAAGCTGCGATTCTGTTTCCCCCTTCAATCCAATAAAGGACACCGTGATTGGTAACAGCATTATAACACACACAACGATACGTGCACGAAAAACTTTTAGGGTAAGAAACTGGGGAAGTTTTCCATTCTCCCAAATTAGAACAAAATACGTCAGCTTCAAATATCTTTGAAGATCTCCTGATTGATACAACCTTGTAAGAACTTGCTTCATAGGATGATGATGAATACTCACAAAAGAAACCAACAACAAATTGATAACCAGGGCGGGGTGGTAAAGGAATCCATACCGATTTCCGTGTCAGTGGATTACAAACACGAAACCTTCCCTTATTATTATCATCTGAATAACAAAGTACCAGACCGTTACTAGAACCTACAAGGCGTAATCCTTTATCTGGTTTCAAATTTAGAAAGCTAAACGAAAAGCCAAGATCATGTGCAGATATGAACTGTGAATGTAAACTAGGACATGCGTAATTATTGAACCTTCGAATGTATCCTTGACTTACATTAATGTCACTTATTGAATGAAAATGTACCCATGGGAGAGATTTGTTTGTGTTGTTAAACTGAAACCATTTTGTTATGAAATAAGGATTAGAGAGAATAGATAACCATACCTTTGAaacagacttgaacttatatattgATGTCAGAGGAAGATATGTaaagatcaaaatcaaaatatcctcGGTGATGAGAAAAGTACCCGCCATCACAATCTTTGTGATTGAAGGAGTTCAATCggatttgtggtgttggtttcccTTCTGCATTCTTCCTTGTTCTtcttatatatatacatatatatgataGAGATAAAAAGCAGAGTCCGGGTAGAATAAGTAAAACCTATCGCAATGACTCCGTCTTCTTGTTGAACAAGTTTGTGTCACGAACTAAACCCTAGGAGTTTAAAGTTACAAATTTGTCCTTTGTATAAATATGCAAAGCATACTAATGGTTGAACTGCCTGGATCTATTAGCCCGTGTCAATAAAAAGCAGAGTCCGGATAGAATAAGTAAAACCTAACGCAATGACTCCGTCTTCTTGTCGAACAAGCTTGAGTCACGAACTAACCCCTAGGAATTTAAATTTAcaaattttttctttatttattttattttattttattttattttttatttatttattttttttgtttgtgcaCAGATATCACTTTTTAAATGGAATTCGCGACCTCTCTCTCCGGTAaccgtaaaaagaagaaaaaaactcccATCATATTCGTCGTTTTTCTATCTTGATTTGC
The nucleotide sequence above comes from Papaver somniferum cultivar HN1 unplaced genomic scaffold, ASM357369v1 unplaced-scaffold_14498, whole genome shotgun sequence. Encoded proteins:
- the LOC113335396 gene encoding F-box protein At5g07610-like, with the translated sequence MAGTFLITEDILILIFTYLPLTSIYKFKSVSKVWLSILSNPYFITKWFQFNNTNKSLPWVHFHSISDINVSQGYIRRFNNYACPSLHSQFISAHDLGFSFSFLNLKPDKGLRLVGSSNGLVLCYSDDNNKGRFRVCNPLTRKSVWIPLPPRPGYQFVVGFFCEYSSSSYEASSYKVVSIRRSSKIFEADVFCSNLGEWKTSPVSYPKSFSCTYRCVCYNAVTNHGVLYWIEGGNRIAAYNINNVGTDGYQ